A window of the Streptomyces formicae genome harbors these coding sequences:
- a CDS encoding putative glycolipid-binding domain-containing protein: MSLLPPPSTAAWRHQDTRAGFEVAYFQAVENGWHIDGYTSAWADGTTFAVEYAIELDAAWRTVGARIRGRSPEGPRSTVLATDGSGHWQVDGEPAPHLDGCFDVDLEASALTNALPVRRLELPAGAAAGAPAAWVRAVGLSVERLEQTYARVSDESGHQRYEYAAPVFDFACRIVFDESGLALDYPGIAVRVA, translated from the coding sequence GTGAGTCTCCTGCCCCCGCCCTCGACCGCCGCCTGGCGGCACCAGGACACCCGAGCGGGCTTCGAAGTCGCCTACTTCCAGGCCGTGGAGAACGGCTGGCACATCGACGGGTACACGTCCGCGTGGGCGGACGGCACCACCTTCGCCGTCGAGTACGCCATCGAACTGGACGCGGCCTGGCGGACCGTCGGCGCCCGGATCCGCGGCCGGTCGCCCGAGGGGCCCCGGTCGACGGTGCTGGCGACGGACGGTTCGGGGCACTGGCAGGTCGACGGGGAGCCGGCGCCGCACCTCGACGGCTGCTTCGACGTCGATCTGGAGGCGTCGGCGCTGACCAACGCCCTGCCCGTACGCCGACTTGAGCTGCCGGCCGGGGCCGCGGCGGGTGCGCCGGCGGCGTGGGTGCGCGCGGTCGGCCTCTCCGTCGAACGGCTGGAGCAGACCTACGCCCGCGTCTCCGACGAGTCCGGGCACCAGCGCTACGAGTACGCGGCGCCCGTCTTCGACTTCGCCTGCCGCATCGTCTTCGACGAGTCCGGGCTCGCGCTGGACTACCCGGGGATCGCCGTCCGCGTCGCCTGA
- a CDS encoding Zn-dependent alcohol dehydrogenase — protein sequence MVRAVVLPAAGSPLEITGIELPEPGPGQVRVRLAAAGVCHSDLSLSDGTMRVPVPAVLGHEGAGTVVSVGEGVTHVAPGDGVVLNWAPSCGECHHCSLGEVWLCAEALTGAGTVYAVTEDGTELHPGLNVAAFAEETVVAANCVLPVPDGVPLTDAALLGCAVLTGYGAVHHSARVREGETVVVLGVGGVGLATLQSARIAGASTVIAVDVSEEKEALARRAGATEYVVASDTTARQIRKLTGGQGADVAIECVGRADTIRTAWDSTRRGGRTTVVGIGGKDQRVTFNALELFHWGRTLAGCVYGNSDPARDLPVLAEHIRAGRLDLSALVTERIGLDGIPAAFDNMLAGKGGRALVVFPAGAASPDQATRTAIPG from the coding sequence GTGGTCCGCGCCGTAGTCCTGCCCGCCGCCGGCTCCCCGCTGGAGATCACCGGCATTGAACTCCCCGAGCCGGGACCCGGCCAGGTGAGGGTCCGCCTCGCCGCAGCCGGGGTCTGTCACTCGGACCTCTCCCTCTCCGACGGCACCATGCGCGTCCCCGTCCCCGCCGTCCTCGGCCACGAGGGCGCGGGCACGGTCGTCTCCGTCGGCGAGGGTGTCACCCATGTCGCGCCCGGCGACGGCGTCGTACTCAACTGGGCGCCGTCCTGCGGAGAGTGCCACCACTGCTCGCTCGGCGAGGTCTGGCTCTGCGCCGAGGCCCTCACCGGCGCGGGCACCGTCTACGCCGTCACCGAGGACGGCACCGAGCTCCACCCCGGTCTCAACGTGGCCGCGTTCGCCGAGGAGACGGTCGTCGCGGCGAACTGCGTGCTCCCGGTCCCGGACGGCGTCCCGCTCACCGACGCCGCACTCCTCGGCTGCGCGGTCCTCACCGGCTACGGGGCCGTCCACCACTCGGCGCGCGTGCGCGAGGGCGAGACGGTGGTCGTCCTCGGCGTCGGCGGGGTCGGCCTCGCGACCCTCCAGTCCGCGCGGATCGCGGGCGCCTCGACGGTCATCGCCGTCGACGTGTCGGAGGAGAAGGAGGCCCTCGCGCGCCGTGCCGGCGCCACCGAGTACGTCGTCGCATCGGACACGACGGCGCGGCAGATCCGCAAGCTGACCGGTGGCCAGGGCGCCGACGTGGCGATCGAGTGCGTCGGCCGCGCGGACACGATCCGTACCGCCTGGGACTCGACCCGGCGCGGCGGCCGCACGACGGTGGTCGGCATCGGCGGCAAGGACCAGCGGGTCACCTTCAACGCGCTGGAGCTCTTCCACTGGGGCCGTACGCTCGCGGGCTGCGTCTACGGCAACTCCGACCCGGCGCGGGACCTGCCGGTGCTGGCGGAGCACATCCGCGCGGGGCGTCTGGACCTGAGCGCACTGGTCACCGAGCGGATCGGGCTCGACGGCATTCCGGCCGCCTTCGACAACATGCTCGCGGGCAAGGGCGGCAGGGCCCTGGTCGTCTTCCCGGCAGGGGCCGCCTCACCGGATCAGGCGACGCGGACGGCGATCCCCGGGTAG
- a CDS encoding aldehyde dehydrogenase family protein has translation MKAHDGMYIDATWRPAASPDTIPVVNPADGQVIAHVAAGTAQDVDAAVRAARAAFPGWAATTPAHRAGKLAALRDALAARKDEIARTVTAELGAPPRLAESVHAGLPIMVAGSYAELAASYSFEEQIGNSTVLLEPVGVVGAITPWNYPLHQIVAKVAPALAAGCTVVLKPAEDTPLTAQLFAEAVHEAGLPAGVFNLVTGLGPVAGQALAEHPDVDLVSFTGSTAVGRRIGATAGAAVKRVALELGGKSANVILPSADLARAVNVGIANVMSNSGQTCSAWTRMLVHRDQYDEAVALAAAAVAKYTPGDRIGPLVSAKQQQRVRGYIEQGVAEGARLVAGGPEAPRETGYYVAPTVFADVTPEMAIAQEEIFGPVVSILRYEDEDDALRIANGTVYGLAGAVWGDREEAVAFARRMETGQVDINGGRFNPLAPFGGHKQSGVGRELGPHGLAEYLQTKSLQF, from the coding sequence ATGAAGGCCCATGACGGCATGTACATCGACGCCACCTGGCGCCCCGCCGCCTCCCCCGACACCATCCCGGTGGTGAACCCCGCCGACGGGCAGGTCATCGCGCACGTCGCCGCCGGCACCGCGCAGGACGTCGATGCGGCCGTTCGCGCCGCCCGCGCCGCGTTCCCCGGCTGGGCCGCCACCACCCCCGCCCACCGCGCCGGGAAGCTCGCCGCGCTCCGGGACGCCCTGGCCGCCCGCAAGGACGAGATCGCCCGGACCGTGACGGCGGAGCTCGGCGCCCCGCCCCGGCTCGCCGAGTCCGTCCACGCCGGCCTGCCCATCATGGTCGCGGGCTCGTACGCCGAACTGGCCGCCTCGTACTCCTTCGAGGAGCAGATCGGCAACTCCACCGTGCTGCTGGAGCCCGTCGGCGTCGTCGGCGCCATCACCCCCTGGAACTACCCGCTCCACCAGATCGTCGCCAAGGTCGCCCCGGCCCTCGCCGCCGGCTGCACGGTCGTGCTCAAGCCCGCCGAGGACACCCCGCTGACCGCCCAGCTCTTCGCCGAGGCGGTGCACGAAGCGGGGCTTCCGGCCGGGGTGTTCAACCTCGTCACCGGCCTCGGACCGGTCGCCGGGCAGGCGCTCGCCGAGCACCCGGACGTCGACCTGGTCTCGTTCACCGGCTCCACCGCCGTCGGCCGGCGGATCGGCGCGACCGCGGGCGCCGCGGTCAAGCGCGTCGCCCTGGAGCTCGGCGGCAAGTCCGCCAACGTGATCCTGCCGAGCGCCGACCTCGCCCGCGCCGTCAACGTCGGCATCGCCAACGTCATGTCCAACTCCGGCCAGACGTGCAGCGCCTGGACCCGGATGCTGGTCCACCGCGACCAGTACGACGAGGCCGTGGCCCTGGCCGCCGCCGCCGTCGCCAAGTACACCCCCGGCGACCGGATCGGCCCGCTCGTCAGCGCGAAGCAGCAGCAGCGCGTCCGCGGCTACATCGAGCAGGGGGTCGCCGAGGGCGCCCGGCTCGTCGCCGGCGGCCCCGAGGCCCCCCGCGAGACGGGCTACTACGTCGCGCCGACCGTCTTCGCCGACGTCACCCCCGAGATGGCCATCGCCCAGGAGGAGATCTTCGGTCCGGTCGTCTCGATCCTGCGGTACGAGGACGAGGACGACGCCCTCCGCATCGCCAACGGCACCGTCTACGGTCTCGCGGGCGCCGTCTGGGGCGACCGCGAGGAGGCCGTCGCCTTCGCCCGCCGCATGGAGACCGGCCAGGTCGACATCAACGGCGGCCGCTTCAACCCGCTGGCCCCGTTCGGCGGTCACAAGCAGTCCGGCGTCGGCCGCGAGCTCGGCCCGCACGGCCTCGCCGAGTACCTCCAGACCAAGTCCCTCCAGTTCTGA